One genomic window of Aquisalimonas sp. 2447 includes the following:
- a CDS encoding lipocalin family protein: protein MIRAGLLSVAVAALLLVACQSRPPMETVDHVDLERYMGDWYVIANIPTFLERDAHNAVESYSLNDDGTIDTVFTFRQGAFDGELKRYNPKGFVRSEDNAEWGMQFIWPIKAEFLIIYLDDEYQHTVIGRTRRDYVWIMAREPEMPEAEYQRIVAFLGERGYDTDAIQRVPQRWGESAEDN, encoded by the coding sequence ATGATCCGTGCCGGTCTGCTATCCGTTGCTGTTGCCGCCCTCCTGCTGGTCGCCTGCCAGAGTCGCCCGCCCATGGAAACCGTCGACCACGTGGATCTGGAGCGCTATATGGGAGACTGGTATGTGATCGCCAACATCCCCACGTTCCTGGAGCGCGACGCCCACAACGCCGTGGAGAGCTACAGCCTCAACGATGACGGCACCATCGACACCGTGTTCACCTTTCGTCAGGGCGCGTTCGATGGTGAGCTCAAGCGCTACAATCCCAAGGGGTTCGTGCGTAGCGAGGACAATGCCGAGTGGGGCATGCAGTTCATCTGGCCCATCAAGGCCGAGTTCCTGATCATCTACCTGGACGACGAATACCAGCACACGGTCATTGGCCGCACCCGGCGCGACTATGTCTGGATTATGGCGCGGGAGCCCGAGATGCCGGAGGCAGAGTACCAGCGCATCGTCGCGTTCCTTGGCGAACGGGGATATGACACCGATGCGATCCAGCGCGTCCCGCAGCGCTGGGGTGAATCGGCGGAGGATAATTGA